A segment of the Lentimicrobiaceae bacterium genome:
TAGATATTTCGGCTGTTTACAAACTACGTACATCCGTTAACACCTTACCAGGTATGAGCGAATACGGCGACGTCAGAGTGCCGGTTAATTGCGTTCTTAAAATGAAAAACAACTTGTTTAATCCCGATTTAACTTTTTCAATCGACTTGCCCGATGTTGACAACGAAATACGACAAAAAATATTTAGTGTTATTGATACATCAAGCGTTACCGCAATGAACCAGCAAATGATTTCTTTGTTGGTGCTTAACAGTTTTAGTTCAAATAGCGGTGTAATGCTTGCCGAAACCGGAATTTTATCATCAACCGAGCTGTTTACAAATCAAATAAACAATTGGCTATCGCAAATTTCAAAAGACTTTGATATTGGTGTTAAATATCGCCCGGGTTCTGATATATCAACACAGGACTTGGAATTGGTATTATCGACACAATTGTTTGATAACAGGGTTACAATTAACGGCAGTTTCGGAAGTTCTTACAGTGCTTCAACTCAGTCGAACAGATGGATTGGAGATATGGAAGTTGAAGTTAAAATCACGCAAGACGGCAGGCTCAGGACTAAAGTCTTTAACAGAACAAATACTGCTTTAAGCTACATTACCGAACAATCGCCTTATACGCAAGGTGTTGGAATATATTATCGTCGCGAGTTCGATATTATTAAAGAATTTTTCAAAAACAAAAGTCCGAATGTCAGAAACAAATAATTTATTGATTTATAAGTCATCGGCAGGTTCGGGTAAGACTTATACACTTGTCTTGCAATATCTGCAATTGGCTCTGACCGACATTGACAATTTCGGAAAAATCATCGCTGTTACCTTTACCAACAAGGCAGCCGAAGAAATGAAGCAACGTGTTCTGAAGTATCTGAACCATTTGGCAAATCCCGAAAAGTATAAAAATACCGCAGCTAATACTACTTTGCTTAAAACATTGTGCGAGAATTTGAATTTATCGCCACAGCAAGTGAGTGACAGAGCCAAAGAATGCTTGTTTGAAATAATTCACAACTACGATAACTTTTCGATGAAAACCATCGATAGCTTTTTGGTACAAGTTGCCAGAAGTTTCAACAAAGACCTTAACCTGCCCTATAACTTTACGATAGAATTAGAAAATAAAGTCATAATTGATGAAGCTATAGACAATGTTTTTTCTAAAATTAATAGCGAAAACACAGAGATAACGAACACTTTGCTCGACTATACCTACAACAGGATAGAAGATGAAAAAGGTTGGAATTTTAAATACAATTTAGCTAAAAGTGCCAATTTTTTATTCGACGAAGGTACAGTACCGCATCTTGATAAACTATCGTCGATTTCTTACGAAGAAATGAAAAGCATTAATGATGCCATGCGCAAATACATTGATGACAAGGAAACACAGCAAAAGAATTGGGGTAAACAAGCTCTTAAACTGTTAGCTGACAACAACATTTCTTCCGACTGCTTACTCTATACAACAAGAGGCGTTTATAGTTATTTGAAAAAAGCTGAGTTTTCCCCTGCCGGAAAAAGAGCATTAGATGCTTACAACGACGATAAATGGATAAACAAAAAAAATGCAAGTCAAGATGTTATTGAAAGGTTTTATTTAATTCAAGATGAACTCAATCAATTACTCGGACAGATGATAAGTGCTACTTCCGATGAAGAAGTGTCGAAGTACAATTTGTACAAAATCCTTACCGATAACAACTACAACCTTTTACTGTACCGACTTCTGTTAAGCGAGATTAACGACATCTACGAAGTAAAGAAAAGCGTACATCTATCGGAGATAAACAAAAACATCTCAAAAATTGTTACCGAAGAACCGGTTCCCTTTATTTACGAGAAAATCGGTACTTATTATAAGAATTTTTTAATCGATGAGTTTCAGGACACTTCCGAATTGCAATGGATAGAGTTTATCCCGTTGATTAGCAACTCTTTGGCGTCAGGAAATAAAAATTTGATAGTCGGCGATGCTAAGCAATCTATTTATCGTTTTAGAAACAGCAATGTTCAACAATTCGTATCGCTGCCTAAACTTCCCGAAAACTTTAAGGATACCGCTGTTTACGACGAAGAACAAAACTTAGAGCAAAACGCTGAGATAATTGTATTGGACAACAATTACAGGTCGAAAAAAGAAATTATAAACTTTAATAATGAGTTTTATAAGTTTTTGTCGGAAACTCAAACAGATTTCATTAAAGAAGTTTACACCGATGTTGAGCAAAAAGTCGGTACTAGCAAACAAAACGGCGGTTATGTGCAAATTACATTTGCAGAAAAAAACAATAGCAAAACTGATAACAACTACACTCCTACCTTTGACGATACAAACGAAGATGAAATCAATAAAGAAGAAGAAAACGCATTTTTGACTCACACATTAAGCATTGTTAATCAGGCAATTGAAAACAGTTTCGATTACAGCGATATAGCAATATTGGTCGAGAAAAATGCACAAGCACAAGCAGTAGTAGATTTCCTTTACAAAAACAATATTCCATCGTCAACAACTTCAAATTTAAAATTAAAAACTTCCAAAAAAGTTCAGTTTATCAATAATATGCTTAGCTATATTGTTGATGATAGCGACATTGTTACAAGTGCAAATATATTGGCTTATCTTACTGAAAGTGAACTTATTGATAAACCTTTTGTAGAAGTAATCAATCAGCTTAAAAAAAGCAATTTGGTTTCGGTATTGCAAAATAACGGTTTTAATTTTCATTTGAATATGATTCAAGGCATTGCCGTGTACGAAATTGTTGAATACATTATCAATACCTTTAAACTCAACACCCAGCCCGACCCTTTTATTGATGCTTATCGAGATTTTATTTATAAATCGGCTAATGCTAATAACAACAATATTATCGATATATTGGCAGATTGGGAATTGCGAAAAGAAAATCTTTCAATATCTACACCCGACAACTTTAATGCGGTTAATGTGCTTACAATACACGGTTCTAAGGGTTTGGAATTTCCAATTGTAATTTGGTTGGTTTTTGAAAACCCAAAACGCAAATATTCTAAAGATTATTCGTGGATTTTGCACAACGATAAAATTATTAAAGACGAGACTCTTTTTCTGTACAAAAACACCAATACAATCAACCCCTACTCTCACATTTCCGAATCGGAGCAAAAATACACCGAGTTGGAAAAGATAAACAAAATGTACGTAGCTACAACCAGAGCTGCCGAGCAACTATATATTTTAGCTTGCAAACCTGAGAAAGATATAAAAGGACTTGACGATTACATATATCAACCCGAACATGCTTTAAAAGCGTTTGTTGAAAGCGATATTTGCAATTTTATTACCGATGACGAAATTAGGTATAGCATAGGAACAATGGCTCCAAAAGTCGATAAAAAACAAACAATCCAACCTGCTTTTAAAATCGACAAATTCCCTAATTTCAAATCGTGGAAAGAAAATATTATAGTTGCACCGGTTTCGTCAAAAAAGTACTCGGAAAGCAATGCCGACAACAATTGGGGTAATTGGCTGCATAGTATTTTATCAAATATAAATTCCAATACCGATATCAAAAAAGCAATAGATACTCAACTTTTGCAATATAAAATCACTCCAGAACAACTTGCTGAAACTGAAATAATTATCAAACAAGTAACCGAACATGAATTGTTGAGCAAATATTTCACTGATTCATCGTGGAAAGTTTTATCCGAAATTGAAATTGTTGAACCATCAGGAAAACTTCATCGTCCCGATAAAATATTTGTCAAAAAAGACAATGCCGTACTATTAGAATTTAAGACAGGTAAGGAATTACCGGATCACAAACAGCAAATTTTAAGGTATAAAACCCTTTTAACTCAAATGAATTACCATGTTGAGCATTGTTATCTGATTTATTTGCATAATCCTGTGGATTTGCAAGAGATATAAAGTTTTTTACATTTGCCATTACAAAATATTTGAAAAAGTTGATAATCAAAGAAGATTATTGATTTTAAAACAAAAAATTAACAAGAAATGTTTGCTATTTGATAAAATAATATTACCTTTGCAAACCAATTAAGAAAAGATAAAACGATGGCAAAAAAAGTAAAAGAAGCAAGGGTTCAGGTAATTTTAGAATGCACCGAGCATAAGGAAAGCGGTATGCCCGGTACATCTCGTTATGTTACAACAAAGAACAAAAAAAACACACCCGGACGACTAGAATTAAAAAAATACAATCCTGTATTAAAGAAAGTTACATTACATAGAGAAATTAAATAAATAAAATATTATGGCAAAGAAAGCTGTTGCAACACTTAGATTATCATCAAGCAAGAATTTTGCGAAAGTTATTACAATGAGCCGCTCAAAAAAGACCGGCGCTTATACTTTCCAAGAAAATATTGTTCCCGCTGAACACGTAAACGAGTTCCTTAAAGGAAAATAGTTGAATTTGAAAAAATACGATTAGAGCTTTTTCTATCCCGAAAAGGCTCTTTTTGCTTTTTTAAATTCTACAAATTTGTTTACTTTGTAAGTACAAATTAAAATCAATAACCATGGGTATTTTTTCATTATTCAACAAAGACAAAAAGAAAGACTTAGAAAAAGGTCTCGAAAAATCTCATAACAGTGTATTTACAAAGATTTCAAGGGCTATAATCGGGAAATCAAAAATAGACGATACGGTATTAGACGACCTTGAAGAAATCCTTATCAGCTCGGATGTTGGCGTTGAAACTACCCTAAAAATAATTGATAGCATCGAAAAGCGCGTAGCACGCGATAAATACCTTACAACTGCCGAACTCAACAAAATATTACGCGAAGAAGTCGCTCTTTTGCTTACCGAAAACTCGTCGGATAAATTCGTAAACTTCGATTTTGAAAAGCGTGAAACTCCTTATGTTATTATGGTTGTCGGCGTTAACGGCGTTGGCAAAACCACAACTATTGGTAAATTAGCATATAATTTTAAAAACGCAGGCAAGAAAGTCGTACTCGGTGCTGCCGACACTTTTAGAGCTGCCGCTATAGACCAACTGACCGTTTGGGCAGAACGCGTCGGTGTTGATATTGTCAAGCAAGAAATGGGTTCCGACCCTGCTTCGGTTGCTTTCGATACTCTAAAATCTGCGGTTAATAAAAACGCCGATGTAGTTATTATCGACACTGCCGGCAGATTGCATAACAAAATCAACTTGATGAACGAGCTCACAAAAATTAAAAAGGTTATGCAAAAAGTCATACCCGACGCTCCTAACGAAGTTATGCTTATTTTAGATGCTTCTACCGGTCAGAATGCCATTGAGCAGGCAAAGCAATTTACCGCTGCAACCGAAGTCTCATCATTAGTGCTTACAAAATTAGACGGTACAGCCAAAGGTGGTGTTGCAATCGGAATATCCGACCAATTTCAAATTCCAATCAGATTTATTGGCTTGGGCGAAAAACCCGAAGACCTGCAAGTATTCAACAAAGATGAATTTGTTAATGTTATTTTTGCCGAAAAATAACTCCCCAATATTATGGAACCTACTGTTATCAGATTTATTTCGTTGGGCTGTCCAAAAAACTACACCGACACTCAATTGCTAATGGGTCAGTTTGACAATGCAAATTACAAAATTTTATTTGAAAATCAGGAAGGCAGCGAAGATATTGTTGTTATAAACACCTGCGGATTTATTAACGATGCAAGGGAGCAATCAATTGATACAATTTTTCATCAAATTGTGAGAAAAATAAGCGGAGAAATTAAGCAAATAATTGTCTTTGGCTGCTTTGTGCAACCTTATCGCGACGAATTGATTAAAGAATTACCTGAAGTTGATTTCTTTTTTGGAGTTGATAGTTTGAAAGAAATAGTTGATGCAATAAAGAAAAAGCCAACAAAATTCGAGCACAAACGCTATTTGAATAAACCCAATCATTATGCTTATTTGAAAATAGCCGACGGTTGCAATCGCCGATGTTCGTTTTGTGCAATACCTAATATAAAAGGCAAACACAAATCGTTTTCGCCGGAATATATAATGGAAGAAGCTAAAATGCTTGCCGATAAAGGTGTAAAAGAAATAATTTTAATCTCGCAAGAGCTTAATTCCTACGGCTACGACCTTAAAAACGGAGAAAATATTTCAAGTTTGGTAGAAAAACTTTCGGACAGCAACCTTTTTGAACGGATACGTTTGCATTATTTGTATACCAACAATTTTCCCGCCCGCCTGATCGACCTTATAGCCGAAAGAGATAACATTAGCAATTATATTGATATTCGGCTTCAGCACGTTAACGAAAATATCTTAAAAAGCATGAATCGTGGCGGAAACGAAAAGTCTATTTCGGAGCTTTTGGATAAGTTTCGTAAGAAGATAAAAAATCTTTCTATCCGCACTACCCTAATTGTCGGTTATCCTGGCGAAACAGCCAAAGAGTTCAAGCAATTATACGATTTTGTCAAAAAACAAAGATTCGACCGCTTAGGAGCATTCATTTTCTCTAAAGAAGAAAACACTCCGGCTTATTCATTAGTAGATAAGACTAGTCATAGAACCAAGCTAAATCGCCTTGACAAATTGTTAGAACTTCAATCGGGTATTAGTTTGCAAAATAATATTGATAAAATCGGTAACGTGTATAAAGTTATTATCGAAAGAGAAGAAGACGATTTTTACATAGCCCGCACACAATACGATTCTCCCGACATAGATAATGAAGTTTATTTGCGTAAAACAAGAAAACTAAAAGTCGGCGATTTTGTTAATATTAAAGCTACAAAAGCATATAGTTTCGACATAGAAGGCGAAATTATTGATTAGATTTTTAATTATTTTGTACTTTTACAAAAAATATTAAAAACAATCATGATGAAACATATTATATTTCTTTTAACATTATTATCTATTATCTGCACTGCAAGCGTTGTTAAATCGCAAAACCAGAGAGACGACAAAGGAAATAAAATAGGCTTGTGGGAAGAGAAAACCAATATGGGTACCGAAACCGGGTATTATATCGATAACCAAAAGCACGGTTCGTGGGCTTTGTACGCAAACAACAATAGATTGACCAAAATCACAAGTTATATTAATGGAATAAAGCAAGGCGTAGAAGTTACTCTAGACAACAGGGGTTACCTTCAATCGGATGTTAACTTCGAGAATGGCAAACTTCACGGCAAAGAAACTATTTACAAATACGGCTACATTCCTACTTCCGTAATTGACTACAAAA
Coding sequences within it:
- a CDS encoding UvrD-helicase domain-containing protein, giving the protein MSETNNLLIYKSSAGSGKTYTLVLQYLQLALTDIDNFGKIIAVTFTNKAAEEMKQRVLKYLNHLANPEKYKNTAANTTLLKTLCENLNLSPQQVSDRAKECLFEIIHNYDNFSMKTIDSFLVQVARSFNKDLNLPYNFTIELENKVIIDEAIDNVFSKINSENTEITNTLLDYTYNRIEDEKGWNFKYNLAKSANFLFDEGTVPHLDKLSSISYEEMKSINDAMRKYIDDKETQQKNWGKQALKLLADNNISSDCLLYTTRGVYSYLKKAEFSPAGKRALDAYNDDKWINKKNASQDVIERFYLIQDELNQLLGQMISATSDEEVSKYNLYKILTDNNYNLLLYRLLLSEINDIYEVKKSVHLSEINKNISKIVTEEPVPFIYEKIGTYYKNFLIDEFQDTSELQWIEFIPLISNSLASGNKNLIVGDAKQSIYRFRNSNVQQFVSLPKLPENFKDTAVYDEEQNLEQNAEIIVLDNNYRSKKEIINFNNEFYKFLSETQTDFIKEVYTDVEQKVGTSKQNGGYVQITFAEKNNSKTDNNYTPTFDDTNEDEINKEEENAFLTHTLSIVNQAIENSFDYSDIAILVEKNAQAQAVVDFLYKNNIPSSTTSNLKLKTSKKVQFINNMLSYIVDDSDIVTSANILAYLTESELIDKPFVEVINQLKKSNLVSVLQNNGFNFHLNMIQGIAVYEIVEYIINTFKLNTQPDPFIDAYRDFIYKSANANNNNIIDILADWELRKENLSISTPDNFNAVNVLTIHGSKGLEFPIVIWLVFENPKRKYSKDYSWILHNDKIIKDETLFLYKNTNTINPYSHISESEQKYTELEKINKMYVATTRAAEQLYILACKPEKDIKGLDDYIYQPEHALKAFVESDICNFITDDEIRYSIGTMAPKVDKKQTIQPAFKIDKFPNFKSWKENIIVAPVSSKKYSESNADNNWGNWLHSILSNINSNTDIKKAIDTQLLQYKITPEQLAETEIIIKQVTEHELLSKYFTDSSWKVLSEIEIVEPSGKLHRPDKIFVKKDNAVLLEFKTGKELPDHKQQILRYKTLLTQMNYHVEHCYLIYLHNPVDLQEI
- the rpmG gene encoding 50S ribosomal protein L33, which translates into the protein MAKKVKEARVQVILECTEHKESGMPGTSRYVTTKNKKNTPGRLELKKYNPVLKKVTLHREIK
- the ftsY gene encoding signal recognition particle-docking protein FtsY, whose product is MGIFSLFNKDKKKDLEKGLEKSHNSVFTKISRAIIGKSKIDDTVLDDLEEILISSDVGVETTLKIIDSIEKRVARDKYLTTAELNKILREEVALLLTENSSDKFVNFDFEKRETPYVIMVVGVNGVGKTTTIGKLAYNFKNAGKKVVLGAADTFRAAAIDQLTVWAERVGVDIVKQEMGSDPASVAFDTLKSAVNKNADVVIIDTAGRLHNKINLMNELTKIKKVMQKVIPDAPNEVMLILDASTGQNAIEQAKQFTAATEVSSLVLTKLDGTAKGGVAIGISDQFQIPIRFIGLGEKPEDLQVFNKDEFVNVIFAEK
- a CDS encoding DUF4295 domain-containing protein, which gives rise to MAKKAVATLRLSSSKNFAKVITMSRSKKTGAYTFQENIVPAEHVNEFLKGK
- the rimO gene encoding 30S ribosomal protein S12 methylthiotransferase RimO, with protein sequence MEPTVIRFISLGCPKNYTDTQLLMGQFDNANYKILFENQEGSEDIVVINTCGFINDAREQSIDTIFHQIVRKISGEIKQIIVFGCFVQPYRDELIKELPEVDFFFGVDSLKEIVDAIKKKPTKFEHKRYLNKPNHYAYLKIADGCNRRCSFCAIPNIKGKHKSFSPEYIMEEAKMLADKGVKEIILISQELNSYGYDLKNGENISSLVEKLSDSNLFERIRLHYLYTNNFPARLIDLIAERDNISNYIDIRLQHVNENILKSMNRGGNEKSISELLDKFRKKIKNLSIRTTLIVGYPGETAKEFKQLYDFVKKQRFDRLGAFIFSKEENTPAYSLVDKTSHRTKLNRLDKLLELQSGISLQNNIDKIGNVYKVIIEREEDDFYIARTQYDSPDIDNEVYLRKTRKLKVGDFVNIKATKAYSFDIEGEIID